Proteins from a single region of Candidatus Binatia bacterium:
- a CDS encoding SpoIIE family protein phosphatase, with protein MTRRLPIPLVLTLGFLALVVGLLVAGGVLVPRILTASYADAEQVRAARIVAAEAVRAQLDEETGARGFSSVRDPLLLEPYFRGRAALPGLLRSLGGAGDALGVRDATRLVADARATNARWLHRVAFPLLLAKRRNGHVLELHGKILVDRFRADIGAIDAALVRRERQGDARAERAIGLANLFAIGAVVAVILAAALFTIQQYRLARRLEQERVKSEEQRRRAAEIRAAYEAEKRIADTLQEAFAQTVLPKLPGVRLSATYLPATEEAKVGGDWYDAVQMPDDRVLLAIGDVAGHGIEAAVAMNKTRQMLISSALVDPSPGSILERVNAEVIAANFPMITAIVGLVDARAYEFSYAVAGHPAPVLFEPGRRARFLEVGALPLGINRDAGYGTNRVKSVPGAMLVLYTDGVIEHSHDVLQGEALLLEAVEAAAQRAGAEPAKAIRDVIFDHHRVSDDIAILTIHFLDPAVAGAPDPAALRRTA; from the coding sequence ATGACTCGCCGTCTTCCCATACCGTTGGTCCTAACGCTCGGCTTCTTGGCGCTCGTCGTCGGGCTGCTCGTCGCGGGCGGGGTGCTGGTGCCTCGGATCCTGACGGCATCGTACGCGGACGCGGAACAGGTCCGCGCGGCGCGCATCGTCGCCGCCGAGGCCGTACGTGCGCAACTCGACGAGGAGACGGGAGCTCGCGGTTTCTCGTCGGTGCGCGATCCGCTGCTGCTCGAGCCGTACTTCCGCGGTCGAGCCGCTCTGCCCGGCCTGTTGCGGAGCCTCGGCGGGGCCGGCGACGCGCTCGGAGTCCGCGATGCGACGCGGCTCGTCGCGGACGCGCGGGCCACGAACGCGCGCTGGCTGCACCGGGTCGCGTTTCCGTTGCTGCTCGCCAAGCGGCGCAACGGCCACGTGCTCGAGCTGCACGGCAAGATTCTCGTCGATCGCTTTCGCGCCGACATCGGCGCCATCGACGCGGCCTTGGTTCGCCGCGAGCGGCAAGGCGATGCTCGTGCGGAGCGCGCGATCGGCCTGGCGAACCTCTTTGCCATCGGCGCCGTCGTCGCAGTGATCTTGGCGGCTGCGCTCTTCACGATCCAGCAGTACCGGCTGGCCCGCCGGCTCGAGCAAGAACGCGTGAAATCAGAGGAACAGCGGCGCCGCGCGGCCGAGATACGCGCAGCGTACGAGGCGGAAAAGCGGATCGCGGACACGCTCCAGGAGGCGTTCGCGCAGACGGTGCTGCCCAAGCTGCCCGGCGTGCGATTGAGCGCGACCTACTTGCCCGCGACGGAAGAGGCGAAGGTCGGCGGCGACTGGTACGACGCCGTTCAAATGCCGGACGATCGCGTGCTGCTCGCCATCGGCGACGTCGCCGGTCACGGGATCGAGGCGGCGGTCGCGATGAACAAGACGCGGCAGATGCTGATCTCCAGCGCACTCGTCGACCCCTCGCCGGGAAGCATTCTCGAGCGCGTCAACGCCGAGGTCATCGCTGCCAACTTCCCGATGATCACGGCCATTGTCGGACTCGTAGACGCGCGTGCGTACGAGTTTAGTTACGCCGTCGCCGGTCATCCCGCGCCGGTGCTGTTCGAGCCGGGTCGCCGCGCGCGATTCCTCGAAGTCGGCGCCCTGCCTCTGGGCATCAATCGCGACGCTGGGTATGGCACGAATCGTGTGAAGAGCGTGCCGGGTGCGATGCTCGTGCTTTACACCGACGGAGTGATCGAGCACTCGCACGACGTTCTCCAGGGAGAGGCGCTTCTGCTCGAGGCCGTCGAAGCGGCGGCGCAGAGAGCCGGCGCCGAGCCGGCGAAAGCCATTCGAGACGTGATCTTCGATCATCATCGGGTCTCCGACGACATCGCGATACTGACGATTCACTTCTTGGACCCTGCGGTGGCCGGCGCGCCGGATCCAGCCGCACTGCGGAGAACGGCGTGA
- a CDS encoding alkaline phosphatase family protein: MQSISLAGRTFLVTAFVLFISACSNSGAGVSPGLPSAIRPSSRVASELRRVLRGPSSRKIKHIVIIVQENRSFNDLFKGYKGATTASYGLDSYGQKIKLLPVGLETRWDIDHSSGAFFAACDGTGSIPGTNCKMDGFNKEYVGCGSSCPIPHPQYAYVPRTETKPYFAMAKEWVLADQMYASNFDASSFISHQYIISGQAESAVNYPGGPWGCPGGKYDTISMVGPQRQIPYGNEVVCWDPNTLGDELDKASVSWAFYGEIYSGYPFIWVAYQAINHIYNGPDWSKDVISPPKQIITDVANGNLRSVSWVTPSWGNSDHAGSGSNTGPSWVTSVVDAIGESKYWDSTAIFVFWDDYGGWYDPEPPAYADYDGLGMRLPMLIISPYARHGRVSHVHYEHGSILKFVEQTFGLGNLAASDKRANSPDPAFDFKQPPRAFVPIQAPYDRAFFLHQPPDNHVVDAE, translated from the coding sequence ATGCAATCCATCTCGCTCGCGGGCCGGACGTTTTTGGTTACGGCCTTCGTGCTCTTCATCTCAGCCTGTAGTAACAGCGGCGCCGGCGTATCGCCAGGCCTGCCGTCGGCGATTCGACCGAGCTCGCGCGTAGCGTCCGAGTTACGGCGCGTCCTGCGCGGCCCGTCGAGCCGCAAGATCAAGCACATCGTCATCATCGTTCAAGAGAACCGCAGTTTCAACGACCTGTTCAAGGGCTACAAGGGCGCCACGACGGCCAGCTACGGCCTCGATTCCTACGGCCAGAAGATCAAGTTGCTGCCGGTTGGGCTGGAAACGAGGTGGGACATCGACCACAGTTCCGGGGCGTTCTTCGCCGCGTGCGACGGCACGGGCAGCATTCCCGGCACCAACTGCAAGATGGACGGCTTCAATAAGGAGTACGTCGGCTGCGGCAGCAGCTGCCCGATCCCGCATCCGCAGTACGCCTACGTGCCGCGCACCGAGACCAAGCCGTACTTCGCCATGGCCAAGGAGTGGGTGCTGGCCGATCAGATGTACGCGTCGAATTTCGACGCGAGCAGCTTTATCTCGCATCAGTACATCATCTCCGGCCAGGCCGAGTCGGCCGTCAACTATCCGGGTGGTCCTTGGGGTTGCCCGGGCGGCAAATACGACACGATCTCGATGGTCGGCCCGCAGCGGCAGATTCCCTACGGCAACGAGGTGGTGTGCTGGGATCCGAACACGCTTGGGGACGAGCTCGACAAAGCCAGCGTGTCGTGGGCCTTCTACGGCGAAATCTACTCCGGCTATCCGTTCATCTGGGTCGCATATCAGGCGATCAACCACATCTACAACGGCCCGGACTGGAGCAAAGACGTGATCAGCCCGCCAAAGCAGATCATCACTGACGTCGCCAACGGCAACCTGCGCTCGGTCAGCTGGGTGACACCCAGCTGGGGCAACTCCGATCATGCGGGCAGCGGCTCGAACACCGGCCCGTCGTGGGTCACGTCGGTCGTCGACGCGATCGGCGAATCGAAATACTGGGACTCCACCGCGATTTTCGTCTTCTGGGACGACTACGGCGGTTGGTACGATCCCGAGCCGCCGGCTTACGCCGACTACGACGGCTTGGGCATGCGCCTGCCAATGCTCATCATCTCGCCCTACGCGCGGCACGGGCGCGTCTCGCACGTGCACTACGAGCACGGCAGCATTCTGAAGTTCGTGGAACAGACCTTCGGTTTGGGCAATCTCGCCGCCAGCGACAAACGCGCGAACTCTCCGGACCCCGCGTTCGACTTCAAGCAGCCGCCGCGCGCGTTCGTGCCGATCCAGGCTCCGTACGATAGGGCGTTCTTCCTGCATCAACCCCCCGACAACCACGTCGTGGACGCCGAATGA
- a CDS encoding cupin domain-containing protein, whose amino-acid sequence MNVTQFASPPKRPLLGLRRTVATRTKTSMLIVNTKKIEPIKWASPKGTMAGEGIEVSEALGRKPRSTDLRERHPFDVEILRIPAGKAPYPYHSHSAQWEFYHVISGSGTVRYEGGTTPIVEGDACIFEPGQAHQFFNDGTEDLVLYVVADNPIGECWHYPDSGKWGVPIPERRNLRSEPLDYFDGEE is encoded by the coding sequence ATGAACGTAACGCAATTCGCGAGCCCGCCGAAGCGGCCCTTGCTCGGACTTCGGCGAACGGTCGCTACGAGGACTAAAACGAGCATGCTGATCGTCAACACGAAAAAGATCGAGCCCATAAAGTGGGCTTCGCCAAAGGGGACCATGGCGGGCGAGGGGATCGAGGTTTCGGAAGCGTTAGGACGCAAGCCGCGGTCGACGGATCTGCGCGAGCGCCATCCCTTTGACGTCGAGATCCTCCGCATCCCCGCGGGCAAGGCGCCCTATCCCTATCATTCGCATAGCGCGCAGTGGGAGTTCTATCACGTCATCTCGGGAAGCGGCACAGTGCGGTACGAGGGCGGAACGACGCCGATCGTCGAGGGTGACGCATGCATCTTCGAGCCCGGCCAAGCGCATCAGTTCTTCAACGACGGCACCGAGGATCTGGTTCTCTACGTCGTGGCCGACAATCCGATCGGCGAATGCTGGCACTATCCCGACAGCGGCAAGTGGGGCGTACCGATACCCGAGCGTCGCAATCTTCGGTCGGAGCCGCTCGATTATTTCGACGGCGAGGAGTGA
- a CDS encoding alkaline phosphatase family protein — MRFNPHAGRALPLAAAAYLLSACNGGGAGVSPGLPVANALSSHVAPLGQPIGRGPSKGKIKHIVIIVQENRSFNDLFKGYKGATTASYGYDSNGNKIKLLPIPLETNWDLEHDSWGDIAACNGTGSIPGTNCKNNGFNRESVGCNSSCPIPHPQYAYVPRAETKPYFAMANEWVLADNMFASNFDASSFISHQYIISGQAESAVNYPGSSWGCPGGKYDQIYTLGQQRQILYSKPEVVCWDPNTLGDELDKANVSWAFYGQFYSGSPWLWIAYQAINHIYNGPDWSKDIFGPPSTILNDVANGKLRSVSWVTPTWTNSDHAGSGSNTGPSWVTSVVNAIGESQYWDSTAIFVFWDDYGGWYDPVPQPYADYDGLGMRLPMLVISPYALHGRVSHVQYEHGSILKFVEDTFGLGRLTASDTRANSPARAFDFRQAPRPFVPIQAPYNRAFFLHQPPDNHVVDAE; from the coding sequence ATGCGCTTCAATCCTCACGCCGGCCGCGCGCTGCCGCTCGCGGCGGCGGCGTATCTGCTGTCGGCGTGCAATGGGGGCGGCGCCGGCGTCTCGCCGGGCTTGCCGGTCGCGAACGCGCTGAGCTCGCACGTAGCGCCGCTCGGCCAGCCCATTGGACGCGGCCCGTCGAAAGGCAAGATCAAACACATCGTCATCATCGTTCAAGAGAACCGCAGTTTCAACGACCTGTTCAAGGGCTACAAGGGCGCCACGACGGCCAGCTACGGCTACGATTCCAACGGCAACAAGATCAAGCTGCTGCCGATTCCGCTCGAGACGAACTGGGATTTGGAACACGACTCGTGGGGCGACATCGCCGCGTGTAACGGAACGGGCAGCATCCCGGGGACGAACTGCAAGAACAACGGCTTCAATCGGGAATCGGTCGGCTGCAACAGCAGCTGCCCGATCCCGCATCCGCAGTACGCCTACGTGCCGCGCGCCGAGACGAAACCGTACTTCGCCATGGCCAACGAGTGGGTGCTGGCCGACAACATGTTCGCGTCGAACTTCGACGCGAGCAGCTTCATCTCGCATCAGTACATCATCTCCGGCCAGGCCGAGTCGGCGGTCAACTATCCCGGCAGCAGCTGGGGCTGCCCAGGGGGAAAGTACGACCAAATCTACACGCTCGGCCAGCAAAGGCAAATTCTCTATAGCAAGCCCGAGGTCGTCTGTTGGGATCCGAACACGCTCGGCGACGAGCTCGACAAGGCCAACGTCTCGTGGGCGTTTTACGGCCAGTTTTACTCGGGGAGCCCGTGGCTGTGGATCGCGTATCAGGCGATCAACCACATCTACAACGGTCCGGACTGGAGCAAAGACATCTTCGGGCCGCCGTCGACGATCCTCAACGACGTAGCCAACGGCAAACTGCGCTCGGTCAGCTGGGTGACGCCGACGTGGACCAACTCGGATCACGCGGGCAGCGGCTCCAACACGGGGCCGTCGTGGGTCACGTCGGTCGTCAACGCGATCGGCGAATCGCAATACTGGGACTCGACGGCGATCTTCGTCTTCTGGGACGACTACGGCGGCTGGTACGATCCCGTGCCGCAGCCCTACGCCGACTACGACGGGTTAGGCATGCGACTGCCGATGCTGGTCATCTCGCCCTACGCTCTTCACGGGCGCGTCTCGCACGTGCAGTACGAGCACGGCAGCATCCTGAAGTTCGTAGAGGACACATTCGGCCTCGGTCGCCTGACCGCCAGCGACACTCGCGCCAACTCTCCGGCGCGTGCCTTCGACTTCAGGCAGGCGCCGCGCCCGTTCGTGCCGATCCAGGCTCCCTACAATAGGGCGTTCTTCCTGCATCAGCCGCCCGACAACCACGTCGTCGACGCAGAATGA
- a CDS encoding alkaline phosphatase family protein → MMRRATLFVVAATLLLAACNGGAPSVSPGVSSGRPLPRSPSRAESRGSALGLSSGKIKHVVIIVQENRSFNNLFYGYKGATTAKYGYDTYGHKIKLLPIPLETTWDLQHDSYGFIAACNGTGSMPGTNCRMNGFNQEGANCGRSCPIKHPQYAYVPYSETKPYFDMAKEWVLADQMYASNFDASSFVSHQYIISGQAENSINYPGGLWGCPGGPGDTIAEVGPQRGPDGYEVVCWDPTTLGDELDKASMSWAFYGEMYSGNPFIWMAYQAINHIYNGPDWSKDIIAPPSQILNDVANGHLRTVSWVTPTWTNSDHAGSGSNTGPSWVTSVVNAIGESKYWDSTAIFAFWDDYGGWYDSEPPAFVDVDGLGMRLPMLVISPYARHGRVSHVHYEHGSILKFVEDAFGLSRLAASDTRANSPARDCFNFKLAPRKFVPIQSPYDRAFFLHQPPDDHVVDAE, encoded by the coding sequence ATGATGCGGCGCGCAACGCTCTTCGTCGTTGCCGCGACGCTGCTGCTCGCAGCATGTAACGGTGGCGCCCCGAGCGTGTCGCCTGGCGTGTCGTCCGGGCGTCCTCTTCCACGGAGCCCGTCCCGTGCGGAGTCGAGGGGCTCAGCGCTCGGGCTGTCGAGCGGCAAGATCAAGCACGTCGTCATCATCGTGCAGGAAAACCGCAGCTTTAACAATCTCTTCTACGGCTACAAGGGCGCCACGACTGCCAAGTACGGCTACGATACGTACGGGCACAAGATCAAGCTGCTTCCGATCCCGCTCGAGACGACCTGGGATCTGCAGCACGACTCGTACGGCTTCATCGCCGCCTGCAATGGGACGGGCAGCATGCCGGGCACAAACTGCCGGATGAACGGCTTCAATCAGGAGGGGGCCAACTGCGGAAGGAGCTGCCCGATCAAGCACCCGCAATATGCATACGTGCCTTACAGCGAGACCAAACCGTACTTCGACATGGCCAAGGAGTGGGTGCTGGCCGATCAGATGTACGCTTCGAACTTCGATGCCAGCAGTTTCGTGTCGCATCAGTACATCATCTCGGGTCAGGCGGAGAACTCTATCAACTATCCCGGAGGCCTATGGGGCTGCCCCGGCGGACCGGGCGACACGATCGCGGAAGTCGGTCCCCAGCGCGGGCCGGACGGCTACGAGGTGGTGTGTTGGGATCCGACGACGCTCGGCGACGAGCTCGACAAGGCCAGTATGTCGTGGGCCTTTTACGGTGAAATGTACTCGGGTAATCCCTTCATCTGGATGGCGTATCAGGCCATCAACCACATCTATAACGGTCCGGATTGGAGCAAAGACATCATCGCCCCGCCGTCGCAGATACTGAACGACGTCGCGAACGGCCACCTGCGCACGGTCAGCTGGGTGACGCCGACGTGGACCAACTCGGATCATGCGGGCAGCGGCTCGAACACGGGACCGTCGTGGGTCACGTCGGTCGTTAACGCGATCGGGGAGTCAAAGTACTGGGACTCGACCGCGATCTTCGCTTTCTGGGACGACTACGGGGGCTGGTACGATTCCGAACCGCCCGCCTTCGTCGACGTCGATGGCCTCGGCATGCGCCTGCCGATGCTTGTCATCTCGCCGTACGCGCGGCACGGGCGCGTCTCGCACGTGCACTACGAGCACGGCAGCATCCTGAAGTTCGTGGAAGACGCGTTCGGTCTGAGCAGACTAGCGGCCAGCGACACGCGGGCCAACTCGCCGGCACGCGACTGCTTCAATTTCAAGCTGGCGCCGCGGAAGTTCGTGCCGATCCAGTCTCCTTACGACCGGGCGTTCTTCTTGCATCAGCCGCCCGACGACCACGTGGTGGACGCCGAATGA
- a CDS encoding STAS domain-containing protein encodes MNQSDSIKTIRLSGELEIGRKDEIREALRRSAGDRAILVDLSDVTYADSVALTELLRFCVASSHDAIPVALVVRTPQFARVVEYAGLAGAFKIFGDRDAALAYLEQSGTE; translated from the coding sequence GTGAACCAAAGCGATTCAATCAAGACGATCCGTCTGAGCGGCGAGCTCGAGATCGGCCGCAAGGACGAAATACGCGAGGCGCTGCGGCGGTCGGCCGGCGATCGCGCGATCCTCGTCGACCTCTCGGACGTGACGTATGCCGACTCGGTGGCCCTGACCGAGCTTCTGCGGTTCTGCGTAGCGTCTTCGCACGACGCGATCCCGGTCGCGCTGGTGGTACGTACGCCGCAGTTCGCGCGCGTGGTCGAGTACGCCGGGTTGGCCGGCGCCTTCAAGATCTTCGGCGATCGAGACGCGGCCTTGGCGTATCTCGAGCAGAGCGGCACCGAATGA
- a CDS encoding alkaline phosphatase family protein encodes MMRYATLSVAAASLLAACNGAGSSVSPGLPVANLAAASASAFVPSERIFPGISSGKIKHIVIVVQENRSFNDLFHGFPGATTANYGYDSSGQKIKLQPVGLETYWDIDHSSGAFFAACNGTGRIRGTHCRMNGFDKEQAGCGSQCPIPHPQYAYAPYSETKPYFDVGKQFVLADRMYASNFDASSFISHQYIISGQAESAVDYPVSNWGCPGGPGDVVQEVGPQRQIPSGYEVVCWDPNTLGDELDKAHVSWAYYAVGYSSGSPGIWSAYQAINHIYNGPDWKSDVITPPSQFLTDVSSGKLRSVSWVTPTWPNSDHAGSGSKTGPSWVASLVNAVGESKYWKTTAMFIFWDDYGGWYDPEPPAYKDYDGLGMRLPMLVVSPYAKKGYVSHVHYEHGSILKFVEDTFGLGRLAASDSRANSPARYCFDFSAPPRRFVKIYAPYDRDFFLHQPPDYHIPDAE; translated from the coding sequence ATGATGCGGTACGCAACGCTCTCCGTCGCCGCGGCGTCGCTGCTCGCGGCGTGTAATGGCGCCGGCTCGAGTGTGTCGCCGGGATTGCCTGTCGCGAACCTCGCCGCGGCCTCCGCGAGCGCCTTCGTGCCGTCCGAGCGTATCTTTCCCGGGATCTCGAGCGGCAAGATCAAGCACATCGTGATCGTCGTCCAGGAGAATCGCAGCTTCAACGATCTGTTCCACGGCTTCCCGGGCGCGACGACCGCGAACTACGGCTACGACAGCTCGGGGCAGAAGATCAAGCTCCAGCCCGTCGGGCTGGAGACGTACTGGGACATCGATCACAGCTCCGGGGCGTTCTTCGCTGCGTGCAATGGCACCGGACGCATTCGCGGGACGCACTGCCGGATGAACGGCTTCGACAAGGAGCAGGCGGGCTGCGGCAGTCAATGCCCGATCCCTCATCCGCAGTACGCGTACGCGCCGTACAGCGAGACGAAGCCGTATTTCGACGTCGGCAAACAGTTCGTGCTCGCCGACCGGATGTACGCGTCGAATTTCGATGCGAGCAGCTTCATCTCGCATCAGTACATCATCTCGGGTCAGGCGGAGTCGGCGGTCGACTATCCCGTCAGCAACTGGGGCTGTCCCGGCGGACCCGGCGACGTGGTCCAGGAGGTCGGGCCGCAACGCCAGATTCCCAGTGGCTACGAGGTCGTCTGCTGGGATCCGAACACGCTCGGCGACGAGCTCGACAAGGCGCACGTCTCCTGGGCGTACTACGCGGTCGGGTATTCGAGCGGGAGTCCCGGCATCTGGAGCGCCTACCAGGCGATCAACCACATCTACAACGGCCCCGACTGGAAAAGCGACGTAATCACTCCCCCGTCGCAGTTCCTCACCGACGTTTCGAGCGGCAAGCTGCGCTCGGTTAGCTGGGTTACGCCGACGTGGCCGAACTCCGATCACGCCGGCAGCGGCTCGAAGACGGGTCCGTCGTGGGTCGCGTCGCTCGTCAACGCGGTCGGCGAGTCGAAGTACTGGAAAACGACCGCCATGTTCATCTTCTGGGACGACTACGGCGGCTGGTACGATCCGGAGCCGCCCGCCTACAAAGACTACGACGGCCTCGGTATGCGGTTGCCGATGCTAGTCGTGTCGCCCTATGCGAAAAAGGGGTACGTCTCACACGTGCACTACGAGCACGGCAGCATCTTGAAGTTCGTGGAAGACACGTTCGGCTTGGGAAGACTGGCTGCCAGCGACTCGCGGGCCAACTCTCCAGCACGCTATTGCTTCGATTTCAGCGCGCCGCCGCGAAGGTTCGTGAAAATCTACGCGCCGTACGATCGCGACTTTTTCCTGCATCAGCCGCCGGATTATCATATCCCGGACGCGGAATAG
- a CDS encoding ATP-binding protein, which produces MKRASQLRLHCPAQPQYVAPIRHALTAFLEALQLDSAVRDDVTTAAGEALANVVEHAYARSSSKVARDVQLLARYDRGGRLWVDVLDRGSFIRRKPLPGRGFGLRIIRAIAHQLDIDTTRGTCVSMTFVGCSFLEKR; this is translated from the coding sequence ATGAAGCGAGCCTCTCAGCTGCGCCTGCATTGTCCGGCGCAACCGCAGTACGTCGCTCCGATCCGGCACGCGCTCACGGCGTTTCTCGAGGCCCTGCAACTCGACAGCGCCGTTCGAGACGACGTGACCACCGCGGCTGGTGAGGCGTTGGCCAACGTCGTGGAGCACGCGTACGCCCGCAGCTCGAGCAAGGTTGCGCGCGACGTGCAGCTGCTCGCGCGCTATGACCGTGGCGGACGTCTTTGGGTCGACGTCTTGGACCGCGGCTCGTTCATCCGGCGCAAGCCGCTTCCGGGGCGAGGCTTCGGGCTTCGCATCATTCGGGCGATCGCGCACCAGCTGGACATCGACACGACGCGCGGTACCTGCGTCAGCATGACGTTCGTCGGCTGCTCGTTTCTCGAGAAAAGATGA
- a CDS encoding alkaline phosphatase family protein yields MMRSATLSVVAAALVLAACNAGGGSGAAPGLPLANSAPARFAAPAARVRRAASSGKIQHVVIIVQENRSFNNLFMGYPGAKTSKYGYDTNGNKIKLLPIGLETTWDIDHSSGAFFEACNGTGSIPGTRCRMNGFNQEWVGCYSSCPIPHPQYAYVPRTETEPYFDMAKEWVLADRMYASNFDASSFISHQYIISAQAESAVNYPYSYWGCPGGPSDMIAKVGPQRQIPSGYEVVCWDPNTLGDELDKAGLPWAFYAASTTDGWSAYQAINHIYNGPDWSKDIIAPNTQFFSDVSAGKLRTVSWITPTCADSDHAGCGSNTGPAWVTSLVNAVGESKYWDSTAIFVFWDDYGGWYDREPPAYKDYDGLGLRLPMLIISAYAKQAYVSHVHYEHGSILRFTEDQFGLGRLSASDTRANSPESDAFDFTKPPRKFVKIQAPHDKQFFLHQPIDPRIPDWE; encoded by the coding sequence ATGATGCGCTCCGCAACGCTCTCCGTCGTTGCCGCGGCGCTGGTGCTCGCAGCCTGTAACGCGGGCGGCGGCTCGGGCGCGGCGCCCGGGCTGCCGCTGGCGAACTCAGCTCCGGCTCGCTTCGCGGCGCCGGCCGCCCGCGTCCGGCGCGCGGCGTCGAGCGGCAAGATCCAGCACGTCGTCATCATCGTGCAAGAGAATCGCAGCTTCAATAATTTGTTCATGGGCTATCCGGGAGCGAAGACCAGCAAGTACGGGTACGATACGAACGGCAACAAGATCAAACTGTTGCCTATCGGCTTGGAAACGACGTGGGACATCGATCACAGCTCCGGGGCGTTTTTCGAGGCGTGCAACGGGACCGGCAGCATTCCGGGGACGCGTTGCCGCATGAACGGTTTCAACCAAGAGTGGGTCGGCTGCTATAGCAGCTGTCCGATCCCCCATCCGCAGTACGCATACGTCCCGCGCACCGAGACCGAGCCGTACTTCGACATGGCCAAGGAGTGGGTGCTGGCCGATCGGATGTACGCGTCGAACTTCGACGCGAGCAGCTTCATCTCGCATCAGTACATCATCTCGGCGCAGGCCGAATCGGCCGTCAACTATCCGTACAGCTACTGGGGCTGTCCAGGCGGCCCGAGCGACATGATCGCGAAGGTCGGCCCGCAGCGGCAGATTCCGTCCGGCTACGAAGTTGTGTGCTGGGATCCGAACACGCTGGGCGACGAGCTCGACAAGGCGGGCCTGCCGTGGGCGTTCTACGCGGCCTCGACCACCGATGGCTGGAGCGCGTACCAGGCCATCAACCACATCTACAACGGCCCGGACTGGAGCAAAGACATCATCGCTCCCAACACGCAGTTCTTTAGCGACGTCTCCGCCGGCAAGCTGCGGACGGTGAGCTGGATCACGCCGACCTGCGCCGACTCCGATCACGCGGGCTGCGGATCGAATACGGGGCCCGCATGGGTCACGTCGCTGGTCAACGCGGTCGGCGAGTCGAAGTACTGGGACTCCACCGCGATCTTCGTCTTCTGGGACGACTACGGCGGCTGGTACGATCGCGAACCGCCCGCATACAAGGACTACGACGGGCTGGGCCTGCGGCTTCCGATGCTGATCATTTCCGCATATGCCAAGCAGGCCTATGTTTCACACGTGCATTACGAGCACGGCAGCATCCTGAGGTTCACGGAGGACCAGTTCGGTTTGGGACGGCTGAGCGCCAGCGACACGCGCGCGAACTCGCCGGAGTCTGACGCGTTCGACTTCACCAAGCCGCCGCGCAAGTTCGTGAAGATCCAGGCGCCGCACGATAAGCAGTTTTTCCTGCACCAACCTATCGATCCGCGGATCCCGGACTGGGAGTAA